The following is a genomic window from Hyperolius riggenbachi isolate aHypRig1 chromosome 4, aHypRig1.pri, whole genome shotgun sequence.
ttctgtttttatattaagctctccctctctctttctttatttatttctcttttaataTTTGTAGGTTAATACTACACAGGAAAGGTTCTGGACCCATGTGACTGCAGATGGCTGCAGGTTGGCAGCGATCTGGAAATATGGTGGCATTTACATGGACTCTGATATTATTTCAATCCGACCCATACCAGATCATAATTTTCTGGCTGCGGAAGGTGATCAGGATAGCAGCAATGGTGTCTTTGGATTTTTTCCCAAGCACAATTTCACCTGGACATGCATGGAAGATTTTGTAAAGAAGTATAAATATAGTGCATGGGGTAATCAAGGACCTATTCTGTTTAGCCGAATTTTAAAGACTCAATGTTCGTTACCTAACTTTAAGGGTGTAGAAGATATAATTTGTGGAAATATTACTTTTTTGCATCCAAACCGTTTTTATCCAATCTCCTACCCAGCCTGGAGACAATACTATGTTGTTTGGGATAAACTGCCAACATTCAATGATTCCCATGCTTTACATCTCTGGAATTACATGAATCATGATAAGATAGCTATGGTTCCTGGAAGTAAGACACTGGTTGAACATCTTTACCAAAAGCATTGCCCTTCTACATACACAGCTATTCAAAGAAATGCAAGCACATACATTTAGTTTTGGGATTCCTACTGAAAAAGCATGACAAAATATTATGTTGGATTAGGATTATTTGTCATTTttaggaaa
Proteins encoded in this region:
- the LOC137570468 gene encoding alpha-1,4-N-acetylglucosaminyltransferase-like — its product is MIKGLKVSIFLLSVTTIGFLVKYVLKSSNVAYFSYSIEENTGHDSKTTCTVAQDKVIETSSEQIHSTKRTLEDVLSHGDNIIFLETTDRMQLPSLVLCAIESAARAYPDRHVVFLMKGLTHANSEDDGKMALRHYPTISHFNNIHIYPLIMEQLFSDTPLLSWYMKVNTTQERFWTHVTADGCRLAAIWKYGGIYMDSDIISIRPIPDHNFLAAEGDQDSSNGVFGFFPKHNFTWTCMEDFVKKYKYSAWGNQGPILFSRILKTQCSLPNFKGVEDIICGNITFLHPNRFYPISYPAWRQYYVVWDKLPTFNDSHALHLWNYMNHDKIAMVPGSKTLVEHLYQKHCPSTYTAIQRNASTYI